The Candidatus Methanosuratincola sp. genome window below encodes:
- a CDS encoding CDP-2,3-bis-(O-geranylgeranyl)-sn-glycerol synthase, which yields MTDIMALAFTSFVIIMPAFIANSIPVLARGRRPIDLGKSMGDGRRVLGDGKTFEGFLAGLFVGTLSGAVFGYPLHSFLLALGALTGDIAGAFIKRRVGIERGHPAPILDQLDFVAGALLFLYPVYQVTLEQVIFIVVVTPPIHLLTNYVAYRLGLKKYPW from the coding sequence ATGACTGACATCATGGCCCTTGCCTTCACCTCCTTCGTCATAATCATGCCAGCATTCATAGCGAACTCGATCCCGGTCCTGGCGAGGGGGCGCCGCCCGATCGACCTCGGGAAGTCGATGGGTGACGGGCGCCGCGTGCTGGGGGACGGGAAGACCTTCGAGGGTTTCCTAGCCGGGCTATTCGTAGGCACTCTGTCCGGGGCAGTTTTCGGCTACCCGCTCCACTCCTTCTTGCTCGCACTCGGCGCCCTTACGGGGGACATCGCCGGGGCATTCATAAAGCGCAGGGTGGGCATCGAGAGGGGGCACCCGGCACCCATCCTTGACCAGCTGGACTTTGTGGCAGGGGCTTTGCTATTCCTCTACCCTGTTTACCAGGTCACGCTCGAGCAGGTGATCTTCATCGTGGTAGTCACCCCGCCGATCCACCTGCTGACCAATTACGTCGCCTACCGGTTGGGGCTGAAAAAGTACCCTTGGTGA
- the coaBC gene encoding bifunctional phosphopantothenoylcysteine decarboxylase/phosphopantothenate--cysteine ligase CoaBC has translation MSRIHPSKDITGSKSSLIQGKRIALGICGSVACIRAPDIARELMRHGAEIRAVMTDAAKQLISPDLMEWATGNQVVTRLTGGIEHVALGYGGEGSADLVLIAPATANTIGKIAAGIDDTPVTSLATTAVGTGIPLIVAPAMHASMYRHPVVMENIRRLQSMGIRILLPEVSEGKAKLIDWNAIVEEAIAALRPKNMAGLRVLVTSGPTRAYMDRIRFLTNSSSGKMGCAFATEAAARGAEVTLISGPVELPRLGMKSVTVETTREMREAVIKELSSSSYDLLVMAAAPLDFEFDRTYDGKLSSDAPVDLRLVPVPKILAEAKRASPSTFVVGFKAEYGLTKDELVSKALARLSDSGCDMIVANDLSLPGRGFMSETNETYVVFPDGSTFHVPLRSKREVASQVLDLYLRRAGRC, from the coding sequence GTGTCTCGTATTCACCCCTCCAAGGACATAACCGGTTCAAAGAGCAGCCTAATCCAGGGGAAGCGCATAGCCCTAGGGATCTGCGGCAGCGTAGCCTGCATCAGGGCGCCGGATATCGCCCGGGAGCTTATGCGCCACGGAGCGGAAATTCGGGCTGTAATGACCGATGCCGCCAAACAGCTTATCTCCCCTGATCTCATGGAGTGGGCGACAGGGAACCAAGTCGTCACCAGGCTCACCGGCGGGATAGAGCACGTCGCGCTCGGGTACGGGGGTGAAGGGAGCGCTGACCTCGTACTCATCGCCCCTGCCACCGCCAACACCATCGGCAAGATAGCGGCAGGTATAGACGACACACCGGTCACATCCCTTGCGACGACCGCCGTAGGCACAGGCATCCCGTTGATAGTTGCGCCCGCCATGCATGCCAGCATGTACCGCCATCCCGTCGTAATGGAGAACATCAGGAGGCTCCAGTCGATGGGGATCCGGATACTGCTACCGGAAGTCTCTGAGGGTAAGGCCAAGCTTATTGATTGGAATGCGATAGTCGAGGAGGCGATCGCCGCCCTCCGCCCGAAGAACATGGCTGGCTTGAGGGTGCTCGTGACGTCTGGACCGACGCGCGCTTATATGGACCGAATACGCTTCCTCACGAACTCGAGCTCCGGGAAGATGGGGTGTGCTTTTGCGACCGAGGCAGCCGCAAGGGGCGCCGAGGTCACGTTAATATCCGGACCGGTGGAGCTGCCACGGTTGGGTATGAAGTCAGTCACGGTGGAGACCACCCGCGAGATGAGGGAGGCCGTCATAAAAGAGCTATCGTCATCTAGCTACGATCTCCTTGTGATGGCGGCCGCCCCCCTGGACTTTGAGTTCGACCGCACCTACGACGGGAAGCTCTCGAGCGACGCCCCTGTTGACCTCCGCCTCGTCCCTGTCCCCAAGATCCTGGCTGAGGCGAAGCGGGCATCCCCCAGCACTTTTGTCGTGGGCTTCAAGGCTGAATACGGCCTCACAAAGGATGAGCTGGTGTCAAAGGCACTCGCAAGGCTCTCGGACTCTGGGTGCGACATGATTGTGGCCAACGACCTCTCCCTTCCAGGCAGGGGTTTCATGTCCGAGACGAACGAGACGTACGTGGTCTTCCCCGACGGCTCGACCTTCCATGTGCCGCTGAGGTCGAAGAGAGAGGTGGCAAGCCAGGTGCTCGACCTATACCTCCGGAGGGCTGGGCGATGCTGA
- a CDS encoding ATPase domain-containing protein, with amino-acid sequence MEGKSLIRGEVLPTGCAALDSLLGGGVKRGEVVLAFGERGAGKTSLVFQTATSTASSGSGSVIVYSDGRFPLRRLSEISGEDWQQMSERIWVVEVRSFEEQDSVIEQLETSLPQGTAFLAIDSATGMYRAELGEYDENIVANKILNRQLAVVKDLAVRKELAVLITSEVRDVPDGSGVMPVASAILTHWSDRVIRLERIHGEVRKACLLKPPPRRETLIRLTSRGFSGMGTGND; translated from the coding sequence ATGGAGGGGAAATCGCTGATCCGCGGAGAGGTGCTGCCGACCGGCTGTGCCGCACTCGACTCCCTGCTCGGGGGAGGCGTCAAGAGGGGCGAGGTCGTCCTCGCCTTTGGTGAGCGGGGTGCTGGCAAGACCTCCTTGGTCTTCCAGACCGCCACCTCCACTGCCTCTTCAGGATCCGGTAGCGTCATAGTGTACTCCGATGGCCGCTTCCCTCTCCGCCGCCTCTCTGAGATCTCGGGCGAAGACTGGCAGCAGATGAGCGAGAGGATATGGGTCGTCGAGGTTAGGAGTTTTGAGGAGCAGGACTCGGTGATCGAGCAACTGGAGACAAGCCTGCCCCAGGGCACGGCATTTCTGGCCATCGACTCCGCCACAGGGATGTACAGGGCCGAGCTCGGGGAATATGACGAAAATATCGTCGCCAACAAGATCCTCAACAGGCAGCTAGCGGTAGTGAAGGACCTGGCGGTGAGGAAGGAATTGGCGGTGCTGATAACGAGCGAGGTGAGGGACGTGCCTGACGGTAGCGGGGTAATGCCCGTCGCCTCCGCGATCCTGACCCACTGGTCCGACAGAGTGATCAGGCTTGAGCGGATCCACGGGGAAGTCAGGAAGGCTTGCCTCCTAAAGCCGCCCCCTCGGCGCGAGACATTAATAAGGCTTACATCAAGAGGTTTCTCCGGAATGGGAACCGGAAATGACTGA
- a CDS encoding helicase C-terminal domain-containing protein → ASVMGLPESAVKTALPSPFSREQTLVLVCRGVSTLYDQRGKESYSLMVSKISEVVSNTPGNTGVFCSSYGVMEGLIGAGIESAVGKPVYLEQQKVRSLDQDRLIEEYKSMARSGGAVLIGVTGGRFSEGEDYPGDEMNSVVIVGVPYPKPTAKVKAQISYYESIFPGRGREYAYTIPAMRKASQAAGRPFRNLGDRGVVVFMDYRFAYPYLRRLLPAWIRERIITVEDREGSLSQLISNFYRGAGRGRAGP, encoded by the coding sequence CGCTTCTGTGATGGGCTTGCCCGAATCCGCAGTCAAGACCGCCCTCCCGTCGCCATTCAGCAGGGAACAGACGCTCGTCCTGGTCTGCCGGGGGGTGTCGACCCTCTACGACCAGCGCGGGAAGGAGTCCTACTCGCTGATGGTGTCGAAGATCTCCGAGGTCGTCTCGAACACCCCTGGGAACACAGGCGTCTTCTGCTCTTCATACGGCGTGATGGAGGGTCTGATCGGGGCAGGGATCGAGTCCGCCGTGGGGAAGCCCGTCTACTTGGAGCAGCAGAAGGTAAGGTCCCTCGACCAGGACCGGCTGATCGAGGAGTACAAGTCGATGGCTCGCTCGGGCGGCGCAGTCCTTATCGGAGTCACCGGAGGGAGGTTCAGCGAGGGGGAGGACTATCCCGGAGACGAGATGAACTCTGTCGTGATAGTCGGTGTCCCTTACCCGAAGCCCACAGCTAAAGTCAAAGCCCAGATAAGCTATTACGAGTCCATCTTCCCTGGAAGGGGTAGGGAGTACGCATACACCATACCCGCGATGAGGAAGGCCTCGCAGGCAGCCGGCAGGCCCTTCAGGAACTTGGGGGACAGGGGCGTGGTCGTCTTCATGGACTACCGTTTTGCGTACCCCTACCTGCGCCGCCTACTGCCCGCCTGGATCAGGGAGCGCATAATTACCGTCGAGGACCGCGAGGGTAGCCTCTCGCAACTGATCAGCAACTTCTACAGGGGTGCGGGTCGCGGGCGCGCCGGCCCTTGA